From the genome of Geobacter sp. SVR, one region includes:
- a CDS encoding Lpp/OprI family alanine-zipper lipoprotein: protein MKTRTNVIAIVAVLSAMLTGCATSRQMEKVEADQKLLDTKVEQALQNAQAAKAAADEAKLKADDATNRAEQAEKAAQERERIANEKMQRADSAFLKSMRK, encoded by the coding sequence ATGAAGACACGTACCAACGTTATAGCGATAGTGGCTGTTCTCTCAGCGATGCTGACCGGTTGTGCCACATCCAGGCAGATGGAAAAGGTGGAAGCCGATCAAAAGCTGCTTGATACAAAAGTCGAGCAGGCACTGCAGAACGCGCAGGCTGCCAAGGCAGCAGCCGATGAGGCCAAGTTGAAGGCGGATGACGCCACCAACCGCGCCGAACAGGCCGAAAAGGCCGCTCAGGAACGGGAACGGATCGCCAATGAAAAGATGCAGCGGGCTGACTCCGCTTTCCTGAAATCGATGCGCAAGTAG